One window of Saccharopolyspora phatthalungensis genomic DNA carries:
- the leuA gene encoding 2-isopropylmalate synthase, producing MTTNSPDAQAPFAGKVRKPSRPAPADQQPWNTQLGSAMPYHRYRPFHELVEDVSLPDRTWPDQRITRAPLWCAVDLRDGNQALIDPMSPARKRRMFDLLVQMGFKEIEVGFPAASQTDFDFVREIIEDDAIPDDVRIQVLTQSRPELIERTFQSLEGAPRAIVHIYNSTSILQRRVVFREEREGIKKIATMAAEMTLELAGKYSDTDFRFQYSPESYTGTELSYAAEVCDAVTEIWQPSPQRPVILNLPATVEMATPNVYADSIEWMHRNLSRRDSVILSLHPHNDRGTGIAAAELGYQAGADRIEGCLFGNGERTGNVDLVALGMNLFSQGIDPQIDFSDIDYVKRTVEHCNQLPVPERHPWGGELVYTAFSGSHQDAINKGLDALRDAANRAGTPVDEYPWEVPYLPIDPKDVGRSYEAVIRVNSQSGKGGVAYVMKSEHQLDLPRKLQIEFSKVVQAHTDSEGGEVSPAEMWTAFSGEYLEATTPLKLVRQRAAGENGNETITATVVVDGEEQEITGVGNGPVSAFVDALSSIGYDVRVMDYHEHALTAGDDARAAAYLECAVGDEIFWGAGVDTSTITAMLRAVVSAVNRANR from the coding sequence ATGACCACCAACTCCCCCGATGCCCAGGCCCCGTTCGCCGGCAAGGTGCGCAAGCCGTCCCGGCCCGCGCCCGCCGATCAGCAACCGTGGAACACGCAGCTGGGCAGCGCCATGCCGTACCACCGCTATCGTCCGTTCCACGAACTGGTGGAGGACGTATCGCTGCCCGACCGGACCTGGCCGGACCAGCGGATCACCAGGGCCCCGCTGTGGTGCGCAGTCGACCTGCGCGACGGCAACCAGGCGTTGATCGACCCGATGTCGCCCGCCCGCAAGCGCCGCATGTTCGACCTGCTCGTGCAGATGGGCTTCAAGGAGATCGAGGTTGGCTTCCCGGCCGCCAGCCAGACCGACTTCGACTTCGTCCGGGAGATCATCGAAGATGACGCGATCCCCGATGACGTCCGCATCCAGGTGCTCACCCAGAGCCGCCCGGAGCTGATCGAGCGGACCTTCCAGTCGCTGGAGGGCGCGCCGCGAGCGATCGTGCACATCTACAACTCGACGTCGATCCTGCAGCGCCGCGTGGTGTTCCGGGAGGAGCGCGAGGGCATCAAGAAGATCGCCACGATGGCCGCCGAGATGACCCTGGAGCTGGCCGGCAAGTACTCCGACACGGACTTCCGCTTCCAGTACTCCCCGGAGTCCTACACCGGCACCGAGCTGTCCTACGCCGCCGAGGTGTGCGACGCGGTCACCGAGATCTGGCAGCCCAGCCCGCAGCGGCCGGTGATCTTGAACCTGCCGGCCACCGTCGAGATGGCTACCCCGAACGTCTACGCCGACTCCATCGAGTGGATGCACCGGAACCTGTCCCGGCGCGACTCGGTGATCCTGTCGCTGCACCCGCACAACGACCGCGGCACCGGGATCGCCGCCGCCGAGCTGGGCTACCAGGCCGGCGCGGACCGCATCGAGGGCTGCCTGTTCGGCAACGGCGAGCGCACCGGCAACGTCGACCTGGTCGCGCTGGGCATGAACCTGTTCAGCCAGGGCATCGACCCGCAGATCGACTTCTCCGACATCGACTACGTCAAGCGCACCGTCGAGCACTGCAACCAGCTGCCGGTGCCGGAGCGGCACCCGTGGGGCGGCGAGCTGGTCTACACCGCCTTCTCCGGCAGCCACCAGGACGCCATCAACAAGGGCCTGGACGCGCTGCGCGACGCGGCGAACCGGGCCGGGACGCCGGTGGACGAGTACCCGTGGGAGGTCCCGTACCTGCCGATCGACCCGAAGGACGTCGGCCGCTCCTACGAGGCCGTGATCCGGGTCAACTCGCAGTCCGGCAAGGGCGGCGTCGCCTACGTGATGAAGTCCGAGCACCAGCTGGACCTGCCGCGCAAGCTGCAGATCGAGTTCTCCAAGGTGGTGCAGGCGCACACCGACTCCGAGGGCGGCGAGGTCAGCCCGGCCGAGATGTGGACGGCGTTCTCCGGGGAGTACCTGGAGGCCACGACGCCGCTGAAGCTCGTCCGGCAGCGGGCCGCCGGGGAGAACGGCAACGAGACCATCACCGCGACCGTGGTCGTGGACGGCGAGGAGCAGGAGATTACCGGTGTCGGCAACGGCCCGGTCTCGGCCTTCGTCGACGCGCTGAGCAGCATCGGCTACGACGTGCGCGTCATGGACTACCACGAGCACGCGCTCACCGCTGGTGATGACGCGCGCGCCGCGGCCTACCTGGAGTGCGCGGTGGGCGACGAGATCTTCTGGGGCGCCGGTGTCGACACCTCGACGATCACCGCCATGTTGCGTGCGGTGGTTTCCGCGGTGAACCGCGCCAACCGCTGA
- a CDS encoding DedA family protein, which translates to MIEWLDTIPPGVIYLVVGLIIGLESVGIPLPGEIMLVSAGVAASQGVVNPVLLGAIAASGAIAGDSIGYAIGKRYGRTLLGWLGRKMPKHFGPRPVRQAERAFDRWGAWAVFGGRFVALLRILAGPLAGILGMKYRKFLLANATGGIAWAGTVTTLSYVFGLVAGQWFHRFSWVALLVTVVLGWLIVHVVRRRAERAEEAGEADQPEGADQPEEAESESAEPETDAPVR; encoded by the coding sequence ATGATCGAGTGGCTGGACACCATCCCACCCGGGGTGATCTACCTGGTGGTCGGATTGATCATTGGGTTGGAAAGTGTGGGCATCCCATTACCCGGTGAGATCATGCTCGTCAGCGCCGGGGTGGCGGCGTCGCAGGGGGTGGTCAACCCGGTGCTGCTCGGCGCGATCGCCGCAAGCGGCGCGATCGCCGGCGATTCGATCGGCTACGCGATCGGCAAGCGCTACGGCCGCACGCTGCTTGGCTGGCTTGGCCGCAAGATGCCGAAGCACTTCGGGCCGCGCCCGGTGCGGCAGGCCGAGCGGGCGTTCGACCGCTGGGGCGCGTGGGCGGTGTTCGGCGGCCGGTTCGTGGCGCTGCTGCGCATCCTCGCCGGGCCGCTGGCGGGCATCCTCGGCATGAAATACCGCAAGTTCCTGCTGGCGAACGCGACAGGCGGCATCGCCTGGGCGGGCACGGTGACGACGCTGTCCTACGTCTTCGGCCTGGTGGCCGGGCAGTGGTTCCACCGGTTCTCGTGGGTGGCACTGCTCGTCACGGTCGTCCTCGGCTGGCTGATCGTGCACGTGGTGCGCCGCCGGGCGGAGCGCGCCGAAGAGGCGGGCGAAGCCGATCAGCCGGAGGGAGCCGATCAGCCGGAGGAAGCCGAATCCGAGTCGGCCGAGCCCGAAACCGACGCTCCAGTGCGCTGA
- a CDS encoding mandelate racemase/muconate lactonizing enzyme family protein, with the protein MPFQNDEQWAYGSRRGLVSVLIEIDTDEGITGLGEAPAYPSADIVLAVLRSIERFAIGEDPFHTERIAKLIDIVSTWHHVSTTSPAMAAIDMACWDIIGKACGQPLVNIFGGPLREDVEYLHYVPQGTPEWMREQAARGAAAGFKTFYVKVGATEPATDVQRVAAIRDGIGSGPSLRVDANESWSPPTALRALRSLEPYDIEFAEQPVPRHNVPEMALLRARSGVPLLADEASRTRYDQLDVIRQGAADAISVDNVLDGSLLNMKRSAGICEAAGIPVVKQSLGELGVATYAAAHLIAATPGFRCANQSYGQLLSDDVVEGGPLPYRDGRLRVPDGPGIGVLLDRDRLARYAELYQVAGHEYGFAARADGAPEPPER; encoded by the coding sequence GTGCCGTTCCAGAACGACGAACAATGGGCCTACGGCAGTCGCCGCGGCCTGGTCAGCGTGCTGATCGAGATCGACACCGACGAAGGGATCACCGGCCTCGGCGAGGCCCCGGCGTACCCGTCGGCCGACATCGTGCTCGCCGTGCTGCGTTCGATTGAGCGGTTCGCCATCGGCGAGGATCCGTTCCACACCGAGCGCATCGCGAAGCTGATCGACATCGTGAGCACCTGGCACCACGTGAGCACCACCAGTCCCGCGATGGCCGCCATCGACATGGCCTGCTGGGACATCATCGGCAAGGCCTGCGGCCAGCCGCTGGTCAACATCTTCGGCGGCCCGCTGCGCGAGGACGTCGAATACCTGCACTACGTGCCGCAGGGCACGCCCGAGTGGATGCGGGAACAGGCCGCGCGCGGCGCGGCGGCCGGATTCAAGACCTTCTACGTCAAGGTGGGCGCCACGGAACCGGCCACCGACGTCCAGCGCGTCGCCGCAATCCGCGACGGCATCGGCAGCGGGCCGTCACTGCGGGTAGACGCCAACGAATCGTGGTCACCGCCAACGGCGCTGCGGGCGCTGCGCTCGCTGGAGCCCTACGACATCGAGTTCGCCGAGCAACCCGTTCCCCGCCACAACGTGCCGGAGATGGCCCTGTTGCGCGCCCGCTCGGGGGTCCCGCTGCTGGCCGACGAGGCGTCGCGGACGCGATACGACCAGCTGGACGTGATCCGGCAGGGCGCGGCCGACGCGATCTCGGTGGACAACGTGCTCGACGGCAGCCTGCTGAACATGAAGCGCTCGGCCGGGATCTGCGAGGCCGCGGGCATCCCCGTGGTCAAGCAGAGCCTCGGCGAACTCGGTGTGGCGACTTATGCCGCGGCGCACCTGATCGCGGCCACGCCGGGTTTCCGCTGCGCCAACCAGTCCTACGGCCAACTGCTCTCCGATGACGTGGTCGAGGGCGGCCCGCTGCCCTACCGCGACGGGCGGCTGCGGGTGCCGGACGGTCCGGGCATCGGGGTCCTGCTGGACCGCGACCGGCTGGCCCGCTACGCCGAGCTATACCAGGTCGCGGGGCACGAATACGGTTTTGCCGCCCGCGCGGACGGCGCCCCGGAGCCACCCGAGCGGTGA